The Chitinophaga caeni genome segment TTTTTTGTCGTGCATCATTTTTTGCGCGATTACCTGCGTATAGATCCCTTCGATATTTTCTGCAGGCCGTTCACTAACAGACTTCAATTCCGTGTTCTCAAAAAATACGACCATCAGCAGATGATATTTTGCCAAGGTTCTCAAATATGCTATTTGTCGCTGCAAGTTAGAAACCGATTCAAAGTTGGTAAACAATATCAACAGGGAACGTTGCGAGATATTCTTCCTCAGCCCTGAAACCAACTTCTCGTAATCAGACTCTAACCAGGTGGTGCCTTGCGCGTATAATTTTTCCAGGATCGCATTCATCTGTACTTTCCTATTGCTAGCTTTCAACCATTCCGGCTGCTGGTCGCTAAAAGTAATTAAACCTGCCTTATCACCTTTATTGATAGCGGTATTACTAAAAATCAAGCTGGCATTGATCGCATAATCCAACAAGGTAAGCCCGTTAAAAGGCATCCTCATGTTGCGGCTCTTGTCAATAACACAATATACTTGCTGCGATTTCTCCTCGGTATAGCTATTGACCATCAAATGCCCCCGCCTGGCCGAGGCTTTATAGTTTAATGCACGGATATCATCCCCTTGCACATATTCCTTGATATGGTCATATTCCATACTGAAGCCCATTACTTTATGGCGGTGCGCACCACTATCTTGCAATAAATTATTAGCGCCTTTAAAACCCAATTGCTTCAGTTGCTGGAATGCGGGATAGACTTTTATGGTGCGTTGCCCAGCGGTAAGGAATCTTCTTTTTACCAAGCCAAGAAAAGAATTGACATACACGTTTACATAACCGAACTTATATTCCCCCCTTTCAACCGGTCTCAGCATATAATTATACTTAGTAGTACCATTTACATCGATGGAGGTTTTCCAATTAAAGTTTCTTTCCTGCAATTGAAAGGGTAATTCATCGATCACATCCAGCTGCATTTTCAGCGGGTAGTTACTCCGTACCAGCAGTGAAACGGGGTTTTCTTCACCGTTGCTGAGCCTGTCCGC includes the following:
- a CDS encoding DUF58 domain-containing protein — its product is MNRLKHFFASLYLKQRTYLSLLLVIGFFLLSFFFPGLFEIAIGLFFLCCALVLVDILVLYLPGNAIQVERDIADRLSNGEENPVSLLVRSNYPLKMQLDVIDELPFQLQERNFNWKTSIDVNGTTKYNYMLRPVERGEYKFGYVNVYVNSFLGLVKRRFLTAGQRTIKVYPAFQQLKQLGFKGANNLLQDSGAHRHKVMGFSMEYDHIKEYVQGDDIRALNYKASARRGHLMVNSYTEEKSQQVYCVIDKSRNMRMPFNGLTLLDYAINASLIFSNTAINKGDKAGLITFSDQQPEWLKASNRKVQMNAILEKLYAQGTTWLESDYEKLVSGLRKNISQRSLLILFTNFESVSNLQRQIAYLRTLAKYHLLMVVFFENTELKSVSERPAENIEGIYTQVIAQKMMHDKKLIQKELAKYGILSLLTAPASLTVNLINRYLDLKQRRVI